In Granulicella mallensis MP5ACTX8, the sequence TGAATCAGCAGCTGCAGATAAGCCAGCTTCAGCTCATTCCTTTGCATCCTGGTGCCGATGACATAGTGGATGAAGTTGCGCTCCGCATTGTCTTTGTAGCGGGCGTCGCAGCCTGCCTCGATCAGGCATTGAATGGCAGCGGGCGCTGCACTTTCGTGTAGGAAGAACCCCAGCAGGGTCTGACCCTTGACCTCATCGTTCCGGTTATCCGTCTTGTCGAGAAGAGCTTTCAGGAACTCTAACGAGGATCCCTCGTCTGTAGTGTCTCTCGCCAGCGCCTGATAGAGACCGTATTCGAATGTATCCAGCTCGTAGATGTCGGTCTGTATCTGTCCGCCCCTGATTAAAGCATCAGCGATATCGGCTGCTTTGTAGCGGACGATGTTACGGAATATCTGGGTTCTATTGTTTTGGAAATACTGCGCTTCAACCGTCTCCCCGGCTGCAATGAGAGCCCTGGCGTCGTCCATTTTGCCGTCCAGCAGGGCCTGTGTGAGTGTGCTGTGCGCGCTCATGATCTCAATGTACCTTATGCCATTTTCGATGGATGCGGGCGGCATGTGAATATGCCGATTCCTTAGCGTTCGCACAAGTGGCTTTCTAGAAGGGAGCCGGCCAGGTATGAAGCGGTAGCTGTGACGCGGTACTTGTGGGAGACGCGAGTGCCCACTCGCATCTCCCACGGGAGCAGGACAGGATTAGATGGCCAGGGACCAGTGGTCTTTTACCAGTCTTTTTGCGATGTCGAATTCGGGAGTAAGGGTGACAGCTTTCGCCAGCCCTTCCAGTTCATCGAGCACCAGATTGTTGGTCTCATTCTCGGGAATGTAGTTGGGGAGGGTGGGGTTGAGATAAGCGTAGCGGCCGGGCAGCATCATGCGAGCGAGGTCGGGGATGAGACTGGTGGAGGTTCCGTTGAGAGAGGCGTTCAGGACTGGCGATGGCAGCCCGTTGATGAGGAGAGGCGGAACGTTGTAAGGGTTGTCGGGGTCGCCTGTCTGCCATTGCTGGAAGCCCCAGGACTGTGTTGCGCTTCCAAGGCTATTGGCCATAAGACCTGTGCCGAAGCAGATCGCGACGATATCGGACGGATTGACACCCGAGTTGATGGCCAGGGCGATTGCCGCAAGCGTGGGATCGTGGTTGACGAAGGCGCCATCGATCGTGCCTTGATAGTTGCCGAACTTATGGGAGCCAAACATGCCAGGCATGGCCGATGTGGCAACGACCGCATCCGCAAGTTTGGTGTCGGCTGTAGGGGAATCGGGAAAGTTGTGAAGGAGAAGCGGTTGCCAGGGCGTGCCCTTCTGGCCGACGTCGAAGGAGGTAAATAGAAGCTTTTGATTCTTGTCGCTGAGCTTCTGGAGTCCATATTTTGCATACATCCCCGCGGCAAAGAGTTCGACGGGGTAGGCCGGCTTGGTAGGATCGCCGCCGCTGTAGTACTTGATATAGAACTCCCGGTCGGTGGTCCTATAGGTGGTGACGATCTCCTGCGGGCTCTCCCCATTCACCAGAGCGGCGATGATAGTACCGCCGGTGGAGGTTCCGGCCAGCATGCTGGCGCCTGAGACGACATTGGAGTGTTTCTCAAAAAGTGCATTCAGCAACGTAGCGGAGGCTAGTCCGCGGATGCCCCCGCCGACGAACGATAGAATCGTAAAACTGCTCATGATGATTCTCCTGTTTGTGTTGCCCGGTCAATTGGAACGGGGCTATGTGGGTGGATGATCGCGCAGCTACAGCGGAGATGGGAACGCTTGCTTTAGCCTCGTAGCTGGCACGGGCAGGGTTTCGGTCCGGGAATTAAGTAAATGGCATATTGGGGAAGTTCCTCTGTTCCTTGACGGAGTATTCGATCTTCATAATGGTTGCTTCATAAGCATCATGAAGATCGTTCATAGGTAACTGCCTCCGCTCCGCCCCGAAAGGACGAGGTCGTAGGTGCGCAATGAGAGGGGACATAGAAGCTAATTCCATTTCGCGTGTTCAATGAGAATCTTTGGAGGATGCGCA encodes:
- a CDS encoding patatin-like phospholipase family protein; the protein is MSSFTILSFVGGGIRGLASATLLNALFEKHSNVVSGASMLAGTSTGGTIIAALVNGESPQEIVTTYRTTDREFYIKYYSGGDPTKPAYPVELFAAGMYAKYGLQKLSDKNQKLLFTSFDVGQKGTPWQPLLLHNFPDSPTADTKLADAVVATSAMPGMFGSHKFGNYQGTIDGAFVNHDPTLAAIALAINSGVNPSDIVAICFGTGLMANSLGSATQSWGFQQWQTGDPDNPYNVPPLLINGLPSPVLNASLNGTSTSLIPDLARMMLPGRYAYLNPTLPNYIPENETNNLVLDELEGLAKAVTLTPEFDIAKRLVKDHWSLAI